In Tripterygium wilfordii isolate XIE 37 chromosome 23, ASM1340144v1, whole genome shotgun sequence, one genomic interval encodes:
- the LOC119992804 gene encoding uncharacterized protein LOC119992804, translated as MEETRKRRAEEDRTSTDSSPRKCRSVSPLKKESEGDGEVGEDIMAWLPIDDETASELLKLLDADSETCGAAATTRVRFIDNPYSRPLIFQYSTSYVTINGNEESCGSSFSYSESSMMASVDARGINISRHLLSGEGKAVGLGSGVEDNGSAWEWNEAEARGWEAVEGCDGIDWDDDMLARFLGE; from the coding sequence ATGGAGGAGACAAGGAAGCGACGGGCAGAGGAAGACCGAACGAGTACTGATTCGTCGCCGAGGAAATGCCGAAGTGTTTCTCCTTTGAAAAAGGAGTCGGAGGGCGACGGAGAGGTCGGAGAGGACATCATGGCTTGGTTACCCATAGATGATGAAACGGCAAGTGAGCTATTGAAGCTTCTGGACGCAGACTCGGAAACCTGCGGTGCAGCAGCCACGACTAGGGTTAGGTTCATCGACAACCCGTACTCGAGGCCGTTGATCTTCCAGTACTCGACGTCTTACGTCACCATTAACGGCAACGAAGAGAGCTGCGGGTCCTCGTTCTCATACTCTGAGTCCTCGATGATGGCGAGTGTAGACGCGCGTGGTATCAACATTTCCCGCCATCTACTGAGTGGTGAGGGGAAGGCGGTGGggttggggagtggagtagagGATAATGGCAGCGCGTGGGAGTGGAATGAGGCGGAGGCGCGTGGGTGGGAAGCCGTTGAGGGCTGCGATGGCATTGACTGGGACGATGATATGCTGGCGAGGTTTCTGGGTGAGTAG